From the Triticum urartu cultivar G1812 chromosome 4, Tu2.1, whole genome shotgun sequence genome, the window TACACGATTTCACTTGTGCGGCGTGACACTGTGGAGCTCTTGGCCTGGCAAGTACAGTACCCCTGAGACTCTGAGGTGGACGCGCAAGGTCCACGTCCGCCTCACAACTATTGTGAAGCTGCCAGTACCGCGGGGATTGCGCTGGTAGTTGGGCTTAAGGTCTTCATAGTCCACACTGCTACGCGGTTTACATTCTTGATTAAGCAAAGCCATGTTCCCCACTGACGAGCAGCTAGAGTTAACTCCATGGAAACGCGTGGCTGTGGCTATAATTTTATAGTAAGAGTGATTGGTTAAGAAGGAATGATGCGTCATTTGAGAAGCGTTCACAGAGATACAAGCAAAGCAATTCGTTCTTGACGCTATACCACGTGATCTTCAGCTCCACTCCATCACAATTCACAAGTAACTAGATGAAAACAAAATGCACAGCAAAGCCAGGCTAGCAGCTAGCTAGCTACCTGTCCCGCGAAAAACTACAGTTGTGCCCACGTACTACGAACGCAGACAGTGGGCTAATTACGCGAAGTACCAAGGAAATCACAAGGAGCTTCAGTTTCGATTATTCACACCCTGTTCCTGTAGATTGCCGCTTGATGAAGGCAAAACAAAACGCCCCTGTCTGTCATGGATGAAAACGGCCCACGGAACAGACAGTGGAAACGGCCCCACGTTCGCAGGCACGACGCGCAATCGCGTCCTAGCCGCCGTCCGTCAGCCCGATGAGGCGCCGCACTACCTGGCGGCCGGGCCCCACACGCCTGACCGCAATCATCCACTGCTGCTCCAGCTTATGCACAACTGCCAAGCAAACACGCAGGTAACAGACGCGGTCGCTTCCCTTGGCTCCCGCCGCGCTCCCGCTCCCGCCTCACGACACAAGCAAAGCATCCCAGCTGAACTCCCTATTTATGCAGCGATCCCCGCCACACTCATCCATCAACTTTCTCAACCGAACAACCCTCCACACCAAAAGCAAAAGAGCGGAGCAGCTACACCGGCCTCGCGATCCTTTTTGCTGAATCCACGCAGATAAGCACAATGGCGGCGCCGGCGATGTTTCCTAAGGCGACCAGGAAGGCCTCCGTGGGCGGCCGGGCGTGGCGGCTGCTGCGGCTGGCGGTgctctgggcgcggaaggggagcGCGGCGCAGAGCCTCCGCCTGCTCAAGACGCTGCGGCACAGCCGCGTCGCCGGCCTCGGCCTCGGCCACGGCGGCCGGCGCAACGACCGGCTGCACTACGGCGAGCGGGAGTTCTCCATCGACGAGACGCCGGCGTTCCGGTTCCGCACCCCCTCCGCGCGCGTGCTCCGGTTCATCCCCTGCATCGCGCCCTCCGTCCCCGACACCCCAGGCGTCTACGGCGACGACCGCTACTTCTTCCGCGACGACCGCGAGAGGGACGCGAGCTGCGCCGGGGACTTCTACGATGACCAGCCGAGCGAGTGCGGCCTGGAGAGCCTCGACGATGGCGCGGATGAGCAGCTGCTCGAGCGCGCGATGATGGAGGCGAGCGTCGGCTCGGCGGGAGCCGCGGAGGCCGGCGAGGATGCCGGGGTGGACGTGAAGGCGGACGAGTTCATCGCAAAGTTCTACGCGCAGATGAAGCTGCAACGGCAAATCTCGTGGCTGCAATACAACGAGATGATGGAAAGGAGCGTCTGCTAGAACAATAGTGTTAAGATTGTTTGTTTGCTCAATCTTGAGTTTTGGTTCATCGATGTCAATTGCAAGTTAGATATACAAAAATGCAGTAAACCGTATTTGTCACATGTATATATGTGCATATATTTCTATTGATTTCTCAATTTCTGTCGAACTTTCTCTCTCCAAAATGTTGCCCTCGACCCGGCGGTAGATCTTCCAATTTTTTTAACATAATACAATCAAAGTCTCTCACATACATTCATCCCTGATCCGTCATTGGGCGCTTCCCTCTGGCCCCAGCTCCTCACGGCAAGCGTTTGATGCTCGTGCTCACGTCGAGCCACCGTACAAGGACCCCCAAATCGGAGGCACACACCATACGGCGCGAGAGGCAGCGGACCGCGCAGAGTGGCGGCGGACGCCGGTTCCTCCCGCACAGGCACAAGGTCCTCCCAACCCTATGCGATGTTCGTGAAGGTCAATTCGGAGAAGAAGATCCTAGTCGAGGTCCTCGCCATGATGGAGACAGCCGCGAGGCGCCTCCACTGCAAGAAGCCAAGAACGCTCTGACTCAACATTGAAGAGTTCGAGGGCATCACGAAGGAGAAGGCGGCCCCCACATCGGAAGCGCCACGACTTGCAAAGGAGCGGGTCGACACCGCCGATGTCTCACCGGCAtcatctcttcttcttcattAGAGACCTTCTGCTGTGACGTCCCATTTATAATCGTGTACTAACCATACACGCATCATGTCAGATCATGAACGGTGACCCACGCtaatatcacaacacaactcggTGACACAAATTAAACATAAATCTTTATAGTACAAGTCAGGGTCACGAGGATCCATAATACATCAGTCATGAAAGCAAATATTATTTGAGTACATACATGGTTAGACAAGAAAACATATCCGCTTCCCCCGCGTCGCCCCCGCTCGGGCGACACGGGCGGGatcccaaccctagccgccgggGGCTCCCCGTCCTTCCATCCCTCCCACCGTTGCCGCCGAAGGACGCCGCCGGCCTATAGCCCGGGGGCTGACGACGGTGACGGGGGCCTTCCCTCTCTCCCGCGCCATGGGGGCGGTGCGGAGCCCCGCGGCGTGTGGTGGCACGGCCGATCTAGCTTTCGTGGCGTGGCGGGCCTGCCTtgaccggcggcggcgcggcggcagcCTCGTCCtagggcggcggtggtggcgggtGCGGTGGCCGGCCCTGCGTCGGGTAGCGGCCTTGGCTgcgttcggcggcggcggccgggtcTGCAGCGACGGACCATCTGACCTCGGATTGGCGTGGCGGCATGGAGGGCCCGGTGGTTGGGTCGGCGCCATGCGTGGTTTGCCCTCCGGACAGATCTGTTCTGCCCGGTGCGGCTTGCTCGATGTGCGGCGGCTCAGATCGGCGGCGACCCATGCACACGATGCTTGATGGAGGTTCTTCGAGCGGATCCAGGTGAAAACTTTGTTCTTGGCTTGATGCCAAGACCGGCGTTGGCGGCACTCTTTTGTGTCAttaccttcttgaaggcatcgccgCGGAGAAGCTCCAGACCTCTATCTGctacctccgggggaaaccctaaatCAGTAGATCGGATGACGACGGCGCGTTGGTGTCATTTCCTCCTTgggggcgtcattcttggaggCGTACACAGGATCGAGGGACTAGTGGGCGGTTTttttggtggagcggtgcttcatcctacACGTTGATGATGGCGGATCTCGGCGGCGTGGCGTAGTGGAGACTCGGCGCCCGATGCGCGgtgatggactcgcgcaggaggaggtagttgtctggcgtcatggtggcgtcgaTGACAGAGTGGCCTGACAAGGTAGAAGCCTCAATATCTGCTCTGAAGACGGACCTGTGGAGGATGGTGGCGGCGACACTTGTGAGTGCGTCAGACCAGTTTAAgccccagacccggtatgtggctcggctggggcttcTGGCTTTTGATGATAGGCTTAGGTGAGTGGTCTGGGTATTTGGCCCAGCTAGCACCCCTTCATCATATGGATAGGAGTAGTGGCATATGTAGCCAAGATGGTGGATTCAGGCATATTgttgtaatactttgtaaggtcctcgagaataatcaataaagtggccgcatacatctcccagatgcagaggtcgggggccatcctccttttctaaaaaaaagacAAGTTTTGCCTTAAGAAGACTGAGTAAAACAACAACGCTAGATCAAAAGCCGAGGCCTCCTATCTGGGACAACTggactactcctggtcatcggtGTCCATATAGTACGCACCATCAGGGTAACCTGCATCCGCGGCGCTACCAGTTGTTGCAGCAACCGGGTTGAATGAAAAGTGTAGCAAAGATGGCGAGGACTCATCCAAAGTAATCACAATACTTACATCAGATCTATACTagatatgcatcagtatcaaagGAAAGGGGTaatatctgtggactaaactgcggAAATGTTTGAATAAGTGGGAGAAGCTCAACCTATCGGAGACTACATCTTTTAGCAGTAGAAAAGAGGAGCGTATATGGTATCATCTTGTACATACATATAACAATAACCTGCCCAGAGATCCTCTCCTCGTCTCCTTGTGGGAAAGTGATCTCTGGGGGTATCTGTCTGTTATCTGGGTGTTTTATCAAGTATCCGGTTTTAGTTGTAAGAGGCCGGGATACAACTTCAAGTCATCATGTTATCGTGGACATGGCTATTTGAATAGTTTAACTTCCCTggaggggtgcaccacataacccgaTACACTTGATTACCTCTGTCGGACACACTTTTCTAGGTAATGTCGGGCCTCAGATAATCTACACGTCGAAGTCCTACCTAGGCTCTCTAGAGAGGTCAACAtgccggtctacatcctaagcacGAAGGGTTCATTGGCCAATCATCCTAAGCACTCCTGCACATTGCGAGGATGGCCGGGACCAATCCCACCTCTGTATACACACCGGGCATGCCGCTCAACTGTGACATGTGACAGAGTTTTTGAGAGGAACTGACGACGCCGAGGGCCCCATAACCATTATTCCGCGTGGCGGTTAGTGCGTATATGCCAGTGCCAGTCTCAAATCAAATATCCAAATCTCGTTAAGTGTGTTATTATGAAATAACCACAGATCCTGACCAGGATCCAGGCCCACCTCTCTTCTAGGTAGTCTCCACCTGCCCTGTCATTCCGCCACAGTGAATGTTTCATGTCGGATGTCGAGACAGATCCTGAGATACCACCACATCCTGGGTGGTACTGCTAACAGCTAGCTGCGACGGTGAACCACTCGGGGGTGCTCTCCGAGCCAATCCGACTTCAAcatatctgaaggaaatatgccctagaggcaataataaagttgttatttatatttccttatatcatgataaatgtttattattcatgctagaattgtattaaccgaaaacttagtacatgtgtgaatacatggacaaacaaagtgtcactagtttgcctctacttgactagctcgttgaatcaatgatg encodes:
- the LOC125551929 gene encoding uncharacterized protein LOC125551929, whose product is MAAPAMFPKATRKASVGGRAWRLLRLAVLWARKGSAAQSLRLLKTLRHSRVAGLGLGHGGRRNDRLHYGEREFSIDETPAFRFRTPSARVLRFIPCIAPSVPDTPGVYGDDRYFFRDDRERDASCAGDFYDDQPSECGLESLDDGADEQLLERAMMEASVGSAGAAEAGEDAGVDVKADEFIAKFYAQMKLQRQISWLQYNEMMERSVC